In Gracilibacillus salitolerans, the sequence TTTTACCATTAAGCACAAGATACTGGTTGTCCAAAGGTACGGTTACTTCGCTTTTATACCATACTTTTGCAATTACCTCTCCTTCTGCTTCCACAGGCTTACCTTCATCCTCCTCATCATCTTCTTCCGATTCATTAAGATAAGCTGATACTAGAATATCTCCTTGATAGACGACATCATTGGTTCTTACAAGAGGTTGTCCTCTTGTAACGAATAAATCTTCAATAACACCTTCCTTTTTGGCTACAAGATGTCCCGCAGCTTCTTCTTCTTCTTTTTCAACTATAGTCTTTTCGACACCTTCTAGATGAAAAGCGGATCCATTTTTTTTGACACCGATCCATAATAATTCTGGAACATCAGTTAATAGCTGTTTTTGGATGATCGCTGGGGAGTCTATATTCCACTGAAAGCTACCCTCTTCTATACCATACTCTTCTAATTGTTGGATTACTTTTATTTCCATTTCTTCATCTAAGCCTGATACATCAATACGCCAAACGATATTAGACAAAAAGAAAATTACCGCTATGGCAATAAAAAATCCAATTAGCAATGGTTTTTGAGAGATCAAGTGACGAAAGAAAAAAGGTAGTCCATTTCGTCCTTTAAAATATACTTTGTAAATGGATTTTCTTTTTACTATCCTTAGTTTAGGCAAATCAGATAATTTTATTTTCCCTATTGCTATAGTTTCATTCTTTTTTTTGATATCCCATGATGGAATATTGTATTTTGCACACAAATCAAAAAATCGCTCTGGATATTGACCTTTTATTTCAATAATAATATATCCTGATAACCAATTTTTACGATTGAAAAACATAAGCCTTTCCCTCCGAATATAGACTTTATGATTTCTCGAAGGTAACATCTTTTATATTACCTTCTAATAAAATGTCTTTATCTATCATTGTTTTCAGTACAAAATTTTCTCCTTTTATTCGAACATGTCCTTGGTGAACCTTTAAAAGTAATTCGGTAGAAGAAAAGATGACAAGGCCTTGATGATTTTCTATGTACGCATGAATGGATCCTATCGTTGTAATACGCGGTAACTTGAGCGTTACTTCAGAAGGCAAATCAAATGTACGCGTAAAGGCAGTCATAAATTTTTCTTTTATCTTTTTCACTGTGCATATGCCTCCCCTCAACTTCATTCTATGAAAATATACGAAAATAAGAACAGTTATGCGTAAACTTACGTGCGATCAGATTAGAGGAATGATGGTTGAAAAAATAGCGAAGAGATATATTGTTTATGATGACATTTCGTAGGGCAATTCGTGAAGTCTCTTAGTTTCTGGGAACTTGGAGCTAGACAAGCACACAAATTTTATGCTTTCTGATAATTTAACAAAGCCGAATGGTTTCCCATTCGGCTTTGTTTATCGGTAGTTCCGATTGTATTTTCTTTTTTGGTAGGCGCGCGGTGGCCCCAACACTTCTGCCATAATAATACCTTGGGCAATTCCTTTTGACGTTAAGTTTTTTTCAATAGATAAAGAAACCTCTTCTTCATTATCTTTACGATATGCTTTTGGTGGCGGACCATTTTTAATAGCATCGTGCTTGCCAAGCTCTTGATCCTGTGTTTTATCACGAATATTTTCAGCACGCTGGATTTTGTCCTTTAATTTTTCCATTTGCTTTTCCTTTTGTTGAGCAAATGTCTCATGTCCAGAATCAGTATTTGTACCGATTGTTTGAAAATCAGGAACAGTTCTTTCGGTTCTTGGTTGTTGCGTATGGCCTGTTGTTTGTTGGACAGGTCTTTGTGGTCTCTTCTGCTTTTGCTGTTCATCTTTAGATTTTGACAGACCGAAAAGCCAAAACACAATTGCTATTATCGGAACAATAAAACTTAACAATTCATCCATTTACATCTTCCTTTCAGGGGCTATTCTACAGTTATTGATTATTTGCAAATGGAATACGTTTCTAGCAGAAACTTCCTATACCAATCGCTATACTATGAACAAAACCTAATCTAACCTATTTGTAGAAGCCCCTATGAGGATTCTTATTTGTTGTCGTCTTCATCGTTGTCTGTTTCTGTTAATTTACCAATAGAATCACGCATATCTGTATCAGCATCAATATTTTTATAATTCATATAATCCATGACACCCATGTTACCCGAACGTAATGCTTCTGCAAGTGCCTTTGGTACATCTGCTTCTGCTTCAACCACTTTGGCACGCATTTCTTGAACTTTTGCAACCATTTCTTGTTCCTGCGCAACCGCCATTGCACGACGTTCTTCTGCTTTTGCTTGGGCGATGTTTTTATCTGCTTCAGCTTGATCCGTTTGTAAGATCGCACCAATGTTTTTACCGATGTCAACATCAGCAATATCAATCGATAAGATTTCAAAAGCTGTACCAGCATCTAATCCACGGTTTAAAACGTTATGAGAAATGGAGTCCGGATTTTCTAATACTTTCGTATGTGCTTCTGAACTACCAATAGTACTTACAACACCTTCACCAACACGGGCAATAACAGTATCTTCACCAGCACCACCAACGAGTCGATCAATGTTTGCTCGAACAGTGATTCGTGCTTTCGCTTTTACTTCAATACCGTCCATCGAAATACCAGCAATAAATGGTGTTTCAATTACTTTCGGATTGACACTCATTTGTACCGCTTCTAATACGTCACGACCAGCTAAATCGATCGCTGCACATCGTTCAAAACTTAATTCAATATTTGCTCGTTGTGCTGCAATTAACGCATTGACAACACGGTCAACATTACCACCAGCTAAAAAGTGGCTCTCTAATTGATTTGTCGTTACATCTAAACCTGCTTTGTGCGCTTTAATCAATGGATTAATAACGCGTGAAGGTACAACCCTTCTCAAACGCATCCCAATTAAGGTAAAGATACTTACTTTTACTCCTGCTGCAAGCGCGCTAATCCATAGCATTACCGGTATAAAGGTAAATAAAATAGCTACAGCAATGACGATTAACCCGATCCCAATAATGGGCAATAATGTTTGAAACTCATTCATATTCTATTCCTCCTAGATATTTTTTACTTCTCTTACTACTATTCGCGAACCTTCGACTTTTATAATTTTAATCGGAGTGTTCACGTTAATAAACGATCCTTCTGACACCACATCTAACCTTTCTTCTTCAAATTCTGCAGATCCTGACGGTCTTAGTGGTGTAACAGTCATTCCTTCTTGACCAATTAGCTCTGATCTGTTTATGGATGAGACATAGCCTTGCTCTGTAGTTGTCGAGTCATTTAGAATTACATGTCTGAAGACTCCTTTTTCCAAACCAATTGTTTTGAATAAAATAACAGCTACAATAATACTTGCAATAAGTGCGATAGCTATGCTTACGGCCATATGTCCAGGATCATCCGTTGACATAAATAACGCCCCTACTATCGCACCGATTCCAATGAAACCAAGAATCCCCCCCGGTGCAAATATTTCAATTATTATTAAAACAATTCCTAGTAGC encodes:
- the floA gene encoding flotillin-like protein FloA (flotillin-like protein involved in membrane lipid rafts), which translates into the protein MNEFQTLLPIIGIGLIVIAVAILFTFIPVMLWISALAAGVKVSIFTLIGMRLRRVVPSRVINPLIKAHKAGLDVTTNQLESHFLAGGNVDRVVNALIAAQRANIELSFERCAAIDLAGRDVLEAVQMSVNPKVIETPFIAGISMDGIEVKAKARITVRANIDRLVGGAGEDTVIARVGEGVVSTIGSSEAHTKVLENPDSISHNVLNRGLDAGTAFEILSIDIADVDIGKNIGAILQTDQAEADKNIAQAKAEERRAMAVAQEQEMVAKVQEMRAKVVEAEADVPKALAEALRSGNMGVMDYMNYKNIDADTDMRDSIGKLTETDNDEDDNK
- the yqfD gene encoding sporulation protein YqfD, with amino-acid sequence MFFNRKNWLSGYIIIEIKGQYPERFFDLCAKYNIPSWDIKKKNETIAIGKIKLSDLPKLRIVKRKSIYKVYFKGRNGLPFFFRHLISQKPLLIGFFIAIAVIFFLSNIVWRIDVSGLDEEMEIKVIQQLEEYGIEEGSFQWNIDSPAIIQKQLLTDVPELLWIGVKKNGSAFHLEGVEKTIVEKEEEEAAGHLVAKKEGVIEDLFVTRGQPLVRTNDVVYQGDILVSAYLNESEEDDEEDEGKPVEAEGEVIAKVWYKSEVTVPLDNQYLVLNGKMEQKHYLHASKFLVPIWNFENPEYEHYQVDVEEKNFYFLKWKIPISYINQTIYEAELKEEQLSEENAKKIALEQGKRELMREIPHDAEITDEKALHESVESGKVKLTLYYTVLENIAKKQPITQGD
- the yqfC gene encoding sporulation protein YqfC, with product MKKIKEKFMTAFTRTFDLPSEVTLKLPRITTIGSIHAYIENHQGLVIFSSTELLLKVHQGHVRIKGENFVLKTMIDKDILLEGNIKDVTFEKS